In Palaemon carinicauda isolate YSFRI2023 chromosome 18, ASM3689809v2, whole genome shotgun sequence, a genomic segment contains:
- the LOC137657169 gene encoding sex-determining region Y protein-like, giving the protein MDRNKCGLLILLDLSGAFDTVVHELLLNDLRSIGVEDQALQYLKHYLDRQQTYNQPKQEHKQTFNQHKQDRQQTYNQPKQDHKQTFNQPKQERQQTYNQPKQEHKQTFNQHKQERQQTYNQPKQEHKQTFNQHKQERRQTYNQPKQDHKQTFNQHKQERRQTYNQPKQDHKQTFNQPKQERQQTFNQHK; this is encoded by the exons ATGGATCGAAATAAATGTGGccttttaatattgctcgatctcagtggtgcttttgatacagttgtgcatgaactgctactaaatgatctacggtccatcggcgttgaagatcaagccttacAATACCTAAAacactactta gaccgtcagcagacctataaccaacctaaacaggaaCATAAGCAGACATTTAACCAACATAAACAGGACCgtcagcagacctataaccaacctaaacaggaTCATAAGCAGACATTTAACCAACCTAAACAGGAGCgtcagcagacctataaccaacctaaacaggaaCATAAGCAGACATTTAACCAACATAAACAGGAGCgtcagcagacctataaccaacctaaacaggaaCATAAGCAGACATTTAACCAACATAAACAGGAACGTCGGCAGACctataaccaacctaaacaggaTCATAAGCAGACATTTAACCAACATAAACAGGAACGTCGGCAGACctataaccaacctaaacaggaTCATAAGCAGACATTTAACCAACCTAAACAGGAACGTCAGCAGACATTTAACCAACATAAATAG